The Populus alba chromosome 4, ASM523922v2, whole genome shotgun sequence genome contains a region encoding:
- the LOC118036280 gene encoding germin-like protein subfamily 1 member 16: MVKVANLIAAFILLALASSSVTAYDPSPLQDFCVAIDDANSAVLVNGKLCKNPSLATPDDFSYSGLDVPGNTSNQLGARVNIISADLMPGLNTLGVSLARIDLAPNGGLNPPHYHPRGSEVLLVLEGTLYAGFVTSNPDHRLFTKILKPGDLFVFPFGLIHFQLNIGKTPAVAIAALTSQNPGVNTVANAIFGANWPLYPEVLTTAFHLDKKLVEDLQSQEWVNPT; this comes from the exons ATGGTGAAAGTTGCTAATTTGATAGCAGCTTTTATTCTCTTGGCTCTGGCTTCCTCATCTGTCACTGCCTATGACCCCAGCCCCCTCCAAGACTTCTGCGTGGCAATAGATGATGCTAATTCTGCTG TTCTTGTTAATGGAAAATTGTGTAAGAATCCAAGCCTCGCCACTCCTGATGATTTCTCGTACTCGGGGCTTGATGTTCCTGGAAACACATCAAATCAACTTGGAGCACGTGTTAATATCATTTCAGCCGATCTAATGCCGGGGCTTAACACTCTTGGCGTGTCTTTAGCACGGATAGACTTGGCGCCAAACGGTGGCCTAAACCCTCCACATTATCACCCCAGAGGATCGGAGGTTCTGCTGGTTTTGGAAGGCACTCTTTACGCTGGCTTTGTCACCTCAAATCCTGATCATCGTCTCTTTACCAAAATCCTAAAACCAGGAGATCTCTTCGTATTCCCATTCGGCCTCATTCACTTTCAATTGAATATTGGAAAGACCCCTGCCGTTGCTATTGCTGCATTAACAAGCCAAAATCCAGGAGTAAACACGGTAGCAAATGCAATCTTTGGAGCCAATTGGCCTCTTTATCCTGAAGTTCTCACCACAGCATTCCATTTGGATAAAAAACTTGTGGAGGATCTCCAGAGTCAAGAATGGGTGAACCCTACATAA